The following proteins are encoded in a genomic region of Syngnathus acus chromosome 22, fSynAcu1.2, whole genome shotgun sequence:
- the LOC119115999 gene encoding cdc42 effector protein 3-like, protein MPLRASLHRKPTSGRWSSRHSKRREVLSVNMISLPLADFRHISHIGTNAQRDSFGDLSFLKVGHSMLLQSSLSEQNLFLACSPPPKPPRLNMEAEGSESSDWPVDLRENSNQKRKKCISMPLLDSEEGEGELASSHEKGTDVATNQFSRAGWDNLSADINGDSSVVGDEIEGKQKEEDNGFSFSLDLGPSILDDVLQVMDKLQQ, encoded by the coding sequence ATGCCACTTCGAGCATCCTTGCACAGAAAGCCAACCTCTGGCCGTTGGTCAAGCAGACACTCAAAGCGCAGAGAGGTTCTTTCTGTCAACATGATCAGTTTACCTCTTGCTGATTTCCGCCATATTTCACATATTGGGACAAACGCCCAGAGAGACAGCTTTGGAGACCTTTCCTTCCTAAAAGTGGGCCACAGCATGCTTCTACAAAGCTCCTTAAGTGAGCAAAATCTCTTCTTGGCCTGCTCGCCACCACCAAAGCCGCCTCGTCTGAATATGGAGGCGGAGGGCTCGGAGAGCTCCGACTGGCCTGTGGACCTTCGGGAGAATTCCAaccagaagaggaagaaatgCATCTCTATGCCACTACTGGACAGCGAGGAAGGTGAGGGTGAATTGGCGAGCAGCCACGAAAAAGGAACCGACGTTGCAACCAATCAGTTTTCCAGAGCTGGATGGGACAACTTGAGTGCAGACATAAATGGAGACTCCTCGGTGGTCGGTGACGAAATTGAAGGAAAACAGAAAGAGGAGGACAATGGCTTTTCTTTTAGCCTCGACCTGGGTCCGTCCATTTTGGACGATGTTCTGCAGGTGATGGATAAACTTCAACAGTGA